Within bacterium, the genomic segment GTGATGGCGATCTTCGACTTCTCGAGGATCGTGCGCTGCTTGTCGGTGTAGGAGGCGCCGCCCGCGGCGCCGAGGCCGTCGTAGGCCGCCGAGATCGTGGCGCGGATGTCGCTCTCGCTCGCGGTGGAGGTCATGGAGAACATCAGCATGCGGCCGTAGATCACCTCGGACACGTAGACCGGGATGTTGTCCGGCCCGATCTTGTGGTCGTTGACGAGCTGCTGCAGGTCCTGGGAGGTGAAGTTGTCGCCGAAGAAGCCGTCGGCCGTCGACGGCGGCGCCACCACCACCGTGTACATCTTCTGGAAGAACTTGGCGGTGACGGTGGTCTCGGACGCGTTGCGCGAGTAGTCGCCGCGCGCGGAAGCCGACCAGCCCAGGTACCGGCCGCTGGCCGCCACCGAGAGGGCCCACGACTCCTCGCTGTAGTAGGTCTCCATATTGAAGCTGATGCTGCTGGCCCGGTCGAGGGTGTCGCGCGTCGCTTCGCCGATGATGTCGCTGATGGCCGCCTCGACCCGCGCCTGGGTGGGCGCGTCGACGGTGCGGTAGTTGGGGCCGCCGCTGCCGCCGCCCGTGGCCAGGTCGACGATGGACACCTCGATGGGCGAGCGGTCGTCGATCGTCAGGGGCCGGAGCTGTCCCAGCCCGTGGGCGTAGCTGTCGCCCTGGATCATGGCGCCCGGCCACAGGATCGGGCGGTCCGGATCGAACATCACCAGGTCGGACGGGTTCTCGGTCAGCCGGTAGGGGGTCTCCCGGCAGATGTAGTTGACGTCCGTCAGGATCGAGGTGCCGCCCTGGTCGTCGATCACCTCGACGTCGACCACTTCGGTGCCGGCGTCGGCCGGTTCGTCGGTGGGCGCGGCGGGGGCGGGCGTGCCGAGCGGGGAGTAGGTGTCCCAGTCGGGCAGGGCGGTCATGTAGTCGCCGACCGGGCCCACGGGCGCCGTCGGCTTGGCCGGATCCTCGCTGTTCGAGCAGGCCGCGAGGGCGCCCAGGAGCAGGAGGACAGGCAGGAACAGGGGCGTTTTCTTCTGGGTAGACAAAGACATCGTGCAACCACCGGATTGGGCGTGAATGGCATGGCCGGGCGGGTGCCGGCATCTCCCTCGCCACCACATGCGCGAACCGGGGGGCGACCGCGCAAAGATTCCGTCGACCGTCCCTGCGGGGATGGGCGGCGGGCCGGAACGTCCCGACTGGAACCTGGCCGCCGCCCGGGGCCCGTGCTACCATGCCCGCCGACCCCGACCCGCACCTGACGGAGACCACGCCGTGCCTTGCCTCGCCGTCCGCCGCCTGCCTTGCGCCGTCGCCTGCGTCGGTCTGGCCTGCTGCCTGGCCGCGGCGACCGCCCGGGCCCAGGAAGCCGCCCCCGACCTCGAGGCCATGCTCGAGATGGTGCCGGTGGCCCCCGGCTCGTTCCTCATGGGCAGTCCCCCGACCGAGCCCGACCGCCGCGGCGACGAGACCCGCCACCGCGTCACCCTGACGCGCCCCTTCTACATCGGGGCCCGCGAGGTGACGCAGTACCTGTGGTCCGAGGTGATGGGCTACGACCGCAGCTACAACGCCGGCTGCGCCGACTGCCCCGTGGAGAACGTCACCTGGTTCGAGGCCGTCGAGTTCTGCAATCGCCTCTCGCTCCGCCTGCAGCTCGAGCCCGCCTACGCCATCGACGGGGCCGAGGTGACCTGGCGCCGCGACGCCGCCGGCGTGCGCCTGCCCACCGAGGCCGAGTGGGAGTACGTCTTCCGCGCCGGCACCGAGTCGCCCTTTCCCACGGGCACCTGTCTGAGCGCCGACCAGGAGAACCTGAACGGCTACCTGCCCTGGGCCGAGTGCGGGGAGAGCATGTGGCGCGGCCAGACGATCCCCGTCGGCGAGCTGCCGGCCGGACCTTCGGGCACCTACGACATGGGCGGCAACGTGGCCGAGTGGTGCTGGGACGTGTACGTCCCCCACGCACCGGGCCCCGTCACCGACCCGACCGGCCCCGCGTCCGGGGCCGACCGGGTGCAGCGCGGCGGCGCCTTCAACGCGGGCATGACCCACGCGCGCAGCGCCGCCCGGCTCGGTGTCGCGGCGGGGGTGCGCTCGGTCTATCGGGGCCTGCGCCTGGCCCTGACGCCGCCGCCCGCGCCGGAAGGGCCGAAATGACGCGGCGGATTCGGCTGAATCTCGGCCTGCTCGGCCTCGCGGCCCTGCTCGCGGCCCTGCTCGCGGCCGGCTGCGGCGGCGACGAAGCGGCCGATCGCCCATCCGGGCGGGCCGCCGAACGCACCGCGGCCCACGCGGCGCCCGCCCGCCCCAACATCGTGCTCATCGTCACGGACGATCACCGGGCCGACGCCCTCGGCGCGGCCGGACATCCGGATCTGCGCACCCCGAACCTCGACCGTCTCGCCGCCGAGGGCGTGCGCTTCACCAACGCCTTCGTCACCACCTCGCTGTGCAGCCCGTCGCGCGCGAGCATCCTCACCGGCCAGTGGGCCCACAGCCACGGCGTCGTGGCCAACGAGACGGCCGATCCGCCCGCCGACCTGCCGACGGTCGCCACCGAGCTGCAGCGCGCCGGCTACCGGACGGCCTTCATCGGCAAGTGGCACATGCTGCGCAAGGCCACCCCGCGGCCGGGCTTCGACACGTGGCAGAGCTTCACCGGCCAGGGCGACTACTTCCGGAACACGTGGTACGACGACGGCGAGTGGCGGCTCAGCCACGAGTACGTGACCGACGAGATCAGCCGCCGGGCCGCCGCGCACATCGCCGCGGCGGGGCCGGAGCCGTTCCTGCTCATCGTCAGCCACAAGGCGGTGCACGAGCCCTTCTTCCCGGCCGAGCGCCACCGC encodes:
- a CDS encoding SUMF1/EgtB/PvdO family nonheme iron enzyme, with protein sequence MPCLAVRRLPCAVACVGLACCLAAATARAQEAAPDLEAMLEMVPVAPGSFLMGSPPTEPDRRGDETRHRVTLTRPFYIGAREVTQYLWSEVMGYDRSYNAGCADCPVENVTWFEAVEFCNRLSLRLQLEPAYAIDGAEVTWRRDAAGVRLPTEAEWEYVFRAGTESPFPTGTCLSADQENLNGYLPWAECGESMWRGQTIPVGELPAGPSGTYDMGGNVAEWCWDVYVPHAPGPVTDPTGPASGADRVQRGGAFNAGMTHARSAARLGVAAGVRSVYRGLRLALTPPPAPEGPK